The Micromonospora sp. NBC_00421 DNA window GACCACGCCTACGTCTTCACCGTCAATCAGGAGCAGCGCAGCCTGTGGTTCCTCTGGCACGTCGCGCCGAGGTCGCCCCGGTACAACGTCACGGCCGCGTTCGTGGTCGAGGGCGGCATCGACGAGTCGCGGCTGCGGACGGCCGTCGGGTCCGTGGTGCGGGCGCACCCCTCGGTCGTCGCGTCGTTCCGGGAGGGCCGGGACGGGGTGCTCGAGCTGGTCGCCGAGGCGAAGGCCCGGCACGCCGGCGGTGACCTGGTGCAGGTATTCGACCCGGTGGCCAACCTGGCGGCGGCGATGCGCACCGCGGACGAGCAGTACAACGAGCCGTTCGACCTGCTCAGCGGGCCGTTGATGCGGGTGGCGTGGATCCCGGTGGCGGAGGCCGACACCGCGGTCATGCAGCTCGTGCTGCACCACACGGTCGCCGACGGGGTGTCGATCCAGGGCCTGCTGGAGAAGATCACCGAGAGCTACCACGGTCGGGCCCTGGCCCCTCGGCCGGCGCGGGCCGGTGGGCACCCGGCAGGTGTCGACACCCCGCCCGCCGTCGTCGCGTTCTGGGAGAGCCGGCGCGACACCTACCAGCCGCTCGAACTGCGTCGCGAGTTCGACCCCGAGCTGGCAGACGGCAGCGCCGTCGAGATCCGGAGCACCGACCGGCTGGGCGCGCGGCTCCGGGACGCGGCGGCCCGCGCGCACACCACTCCGTTCCGTCTCATGCTGACGGCCTGGATGATCGCGGCCGGCCGGTGGACCGGTCAGGACGCGCTGACCGTCGGCGTGCCGGCGCACGGACGATCCAGCGACGACGCCTCGTCGGTCGGCATGTACGTCAACACGCTGCCGGTGACCGTGCCGCTGCGGGACCTGGACTTCGCCGACGTCCTGGCGGCGGTCGAGACCGAGTTGGCGGTGACCGACGAACACAGCGCGCCGTTCAGCGTGATCGCCCGCGCGGGACGCAGTTCGTCGGCGCTCGCGTTGGACATCGTGAACAGCACGTTCAGTCTGGAGCTTCCGCTGCGGCTGGGTATCGGCGACCGGGCCACCCGGATGCAGCCGCGCCTCGACTCGTGCCCGTACCCGTTGAGCGTCTTCGCCGATCCCCTCAGCGGCGACGAGGTGAATGTGTTCGCGCAGTTCGGCCGGGGCTGCATCGACGCGGCGGACGTGCGGGGAATGGTCTCGGCATTCCTGGCGCAGCTCGCCCACCAGGCCGACGTGACGCCCGACCGCCTCGGCGCGCCGGCGCGCGAACGGCGGCGCGCCGACGACGCCGTGGCGGCGGCACCGGCGCGACCGGCGAGCGCGGCCCTCGCCGCGGTAACCCAGACCTGGGAGAACGTGCTCGGGTTGGCCAACCTGCCGCCGGATGCGGACTTCTTCGAGTTGGGCGGCGACTCGCTGGCCGCGTTGAAGATCGTCGGTCAGCTCTCCGCCGCAGGCTATCCGCTGTCGCTCGCCGACTTCTTCCGTTGTCCGAGCATCGCCGAGCAGGCCGCGACGATGGGAGCAAACGATGGGGACCGGTGACATGGTGGCCGCCGGGGACCACGGCGCGACGGCCACCGGAAGGCCGTTCTGGCAGCGACAGCAGCCCAGCGGCATGCCCCATCAGAAGTACCGGGCCGGTGGCGACCCCGGGGTGCGGCTGGGGGTGGGGCGTTCCTGGCCGGACCGCGAGATCGACGAGGCGCCGCTGTGGGTGCCTGTCGATCTGCGCGACGGCAACCAGGCTCTCGTCGAGCCCATGACGCCGGAACGCAAGCTCCGGATGTTCCAGCTCATGGTGCAGATGGGCTACAAGGAGATCGAGGTCGGCTACCCGGCGGCGAGCGAGCTGGACTTCCGGTTCGTCCGGTTGCTGGCGGAGCGCGACCTGATCCCGGACGACGTCACGATCGTGGTGTTCACGCCGGCGCGGGAGGACGCGATCGACCGGACGATCGACTCGCTGGAGGGCATCGGGTCGGCCGTCGTGCACCTCTGTGTGGCGACCGCGCCGCTGTGGCGCGAGATCGTGCTGCGCCGCGACCGCGCGGAACTGCTCGAACTGATCGCGACCTCGGCCCACCAGGTGCAGAAGCGTTCCGGGGGTCGGCACCGTTTCCAGTTCTCGCCCGAGGCGTTCACCTCCACCGAGGTCGACTTCTCGGTCGAGGTGTGCAACCTGGTGACCGACATCTGGGAGGCGTCGCCGGACCGGCCGGTCGTGCTGAACCTGCCCGCGACGATCGAGACGACCGGGCCGAACCGCTTCGCCGACCAGATCGAGTACGTGCACCGGGCGATCGAGCGGCGGGACGGGGTGATCCTCTCGGTCCACCCGCACAACGACCGTGGCACCGGCGTCGCCGCCGCGGAGCTGGGCATCCTCGCTGGCGCCCAGCGGGTGGAGGGCTGCCTCTTCGGCAACGGGGAGCGGACAGGCAACGTCTGTCTGGTCACCCTGGCGCTCAACCTCTTCGCCCGGGGCATCGATCCGATGATCGACTTCTCCGATCTGGACCGTGCGCGGCGCGTCGTCGAGGAGTGCACGGGCATTCCGGTGCACCCGCGCCACCCGTACGGCGGCGACCTCGTCTTCACCGCGTTCTCCGGCACCCACCAGGACGCGATCCGCAAGGGTCTCGACGCGCAGTCGGCGCCGGCCGAGCCGGGGCAGGTCAAGCGGTGGCAGGTGCCGTACGTCCCGGTCGACCCGGCTGACCTCGGCCGACCGTACGACCGCCTGATCCGGGTGAACAGCCAGTCGGGCAAGTCCGGCATCGCGCACGTGCTCCGGTCGGTCAGCGGGCTGTTTCCCCCGGTCGAGCTGCAACGCGAGTTCTCCGCGGCGGTGCAGGGGGTCGCCGAGGCGTACGGTGAGATCCCGCCGCCGGTGCTGTGGACGGCCTTCCGGGAGTTGTACTTCTTCGACGAGCCGGACAACCGCGTCGAGGAATGGGTGGTGGGCGGCGACGGGGCCTACGAGGTCCGGCTGCGGCTCGGCGGCACCCCGGTCACCACCCGGGTGCCCCCCACCGACCCGGCAGCCGTCGCCGTCGCGCTGATCACGCAGGCCACCGGGTCGGTGTGCCAGGTCCGGCGGACCGTGCACCAGGTCGCCGAGGCGGGTGGCCGTACGGCGCAGGCGTGCTTCGCCGAGGTCGCGGTCGGTGACCGGACCGGGTGGGGCAGCGCCACCGGGGAGGACTCCGTACAGTCGACCTTCCTGGCCGTCCTCGCCGCACACCGGACGCTGCAACGGGCCGACGACGCAGTCGTCAGCGACGTCGACGTGGTCGCCGCAGCGTTGCGCCGGCAGCCTGGCCGGGGCTGAGCCTCGCCGGGACCGTCGACGGTGCAGCCGCCCTCCGCGTACCGCAGCGGGTACGAACTGTCAGAGGCGAACCCGCAGGCGTGCCTGCGGGCGGCCGCCGGATTCCACATCGGGAGAGATGCGTGGATCGCACAGCCCAGATTCGCCAGTTCCTGGCCGAGCACATCGCCGAGCCGGTGGCCGACGAGGACGACATCTTCGCCCGGGGGTTGGTGAACTCGATGTTCGTCGTGCAGCTCGTGGCGTTCATCGAGGAGACCTTCGACCTCCAGATCGACGGCGATGATCTCGTGTTCGAGAACTTCCGGTCGGTGAAGGACATCGACGCACTCGTGCTCCGCCTGTCCGGCTCGTGACCGTGACGCAGCCGGCCGTGGCGGACCCGAGGGTTCGCGTTCCGCTGTCCCGACCGCTTCCGGTGCGGCTCGAGGCCGAGCTGGGCAAACGGATCCACTTCATCAGTCCGGACGTCCGGGACTTCGAGTTCGTACGCGGCGACGAGGGCATCGAAGCGCTGGAGCTGACGCTCGTGCCGGATCCGACGGACAGCGTCGCGCACCTCACCGACAAGATCAACCGGGTGGTGGAGCGGGAGGTACGGGTCCAGCGCAGTTGGCGGCCCAAGGTGCTGTGGACCTCCGCGCGCCGCAGCGAGCAGTGGTCGGACCCGTTGCCCGAGATGGAGCGGGCCGGTCTGGTCCACGCGCCGGGTCCCGGCACGATGACCTTCGGCGACCTGATGATCAGGCTGGTCGACCACCTGGACCGGCAGGTACGGGCCATCGCGCTGGGCATGCCGGACAGCACCGAGTACCGGTACCCGACGCTGCTGCCGATGGACGTGCTCGAACGGCAGCACTACTTCGAGTCGTTCCCGCACTTCGTCATGTTCGTATCCCGCCTGCACAACGACGCGGACAACTACGAGACGTTCCTGCGTCGCTACCGCGAGGCCGGGCGGCGGATCACGCCGGAGATCTTCAGCCTCTGCCGGGACGACAGGTACTGCCTGCCGCCGACGATGTGTTACCACACCTTCAACCAACTGGCCGGCACCTCGGTGGACCGGCGGGTGGTGACCTCGCGCGGCAAGAGCTTCCGGTTCGAGTCCCGCTACGAGTCGGGTCTGGACCGGCTCTGGGACTTCACCATCCGCGAGACCGTCTTCCTCGGCCCCGAGGAGTACGTCGTCGACGCCCGCCGGCGGTTCCTCGAAGCGGCGTTCGCGCTTGTCGACCAGTGGGGGCTCGCCGCCCGCTGCGAGGTCGCCAACGACCACTTCTTCGGTGACGCCTCGAAGGACAGCGTGCTCTCGCAGCGGCTGATGGAACTCAAGTACGAGTTGGTCGTCGACGTCGCCGAGGGGCGCAGCATCGCGGTGGGCTCGTTCAACCTGCACGGCAGCCACTTCGGCGAGGTGTTCGACATCTCGCGCGACACCGGGCCCAGTCACACCGGGTGCGTCGGCTTCGGTCTCGAGCGCCTGGCGTACGCGTTCGTCACGCAGCACGGGACCGATGAGCGGAACTGGCCGGAGGCGGTCCGGGTGGGGGTGGCGCGGTGAGTGTCGACGGGCCGGAAGCCGACGTCCTGCGGCAGAGCCGGGAGCTGCTGGAACGGGCGGTGACGCCGAACGCCGGCGCGTGGGACCGGGCGCAGGAGATGGACGAGAAGGTCGCCGGGCTGCTCGGCGCCCAGGGCCTGCTCGTGCCGTCGCTGCCGGAGCAGGCCGGCGGCCGGGGCTTCGACATGGAGCTTCTCGGCCGCTTCAACGAGCAGGCGGGTCGCGCCTGCGGCTCCGTGCGCAACCTGGTCGGGGTGCAGGGCATGGTGGCGCACGCCCTGCACCGGTGGGCGAAACCGCCGCTGCGGGACCGCTGGGTGCCGCGCCTGGCCGCCGGTGACGTCTACGGGTCGTTCGCCCTCACCGAGCCGCTCTCCGGCAGCGACGCCCGCGCGGCGGCGACGGTCGCCGAACGGCGGGGCGGATCGGTCGTGCTCAACGGTGAGAAGTCGTGGATCAGCTTCGCCGCCCGCGCGGGCGTCTTCCTGGTCTTCGCCCGGTTGGACGGGCACGTGGCGGCGATCCTGGTGGAACGCGACACCCCCGGGGTGCACGTCACGCCGCAGGTCGACCTGCTCGGCCTGCGCGCCTCGCACCTCGCGGCCGTCCGCTTCGACGACTGCGAGGTCCCGGCCGAGCACGTCGTCGCGCAGGGGGCGCTGGCCTTCGACGCGGTGGCGACCGCGGCGTTGGACCACGGTCGGTTCAGTACGGCCTGGGGCAGCGTCGGACTGGCGGCGGCCTGCCTGGACGCCTCCCTCGACCGGGCGGTCACCCGGCAGCAGTTCGGGGCGCCCATCGGCGACCACCAGCTCGTCGCCCGCA harbors:
- a CDS encoding 2-isopropylmalate synthase → MGTGDMVAAGDHGATATGRPFWQRQQPSGMPHQKYRAGGDPGVRLGVGRSWPDREIDEAPLWVPVDLRDGNQALVEPMTPERKLRMFQLMVQMGYKEIEVGYPAASELDFRFVRLLAERDLIPDDVTIVVFTPAREDAIDRTIDSLEGIGSAVVHLCVATAPLWREIVLRRDRAELLELIATSAHQVQKRSGGRHRFQFSPEAFTSTEVDFSVEVCNLVTDIWEASPDRPVVLNLPATIETTGPNRFADQIEYVHRAIERRDGVILSVHPHNDRGTGVAAAELGILAGAQRVEGCLFGNGERTGNVCLVTLALNLFARGIDPMIDFSDLDRARRVVEECTGIPVHPRHPYGGDLVFTAFSGTHQDAIRKGLDAQSAPAEPGQVKRWQVPYVPVDPADLGRPYDRLIRVNSQSGKSGIAHVLRSVSGLFPPVELQREFSAAVQGVAEAYGEIPPPVLWTAFRELYFFDEPDNRVEEWVVGGDGAYEVRLRLGGTPVTTRVPPTDPAAVAVALITQATGSVCQVRRTVHQVAEAGGRTAQACFAEVAVGDRTGWGSATGEDSVQSTFLAVLAAHRTLQRADDAVVSDVDVVAAALRRQPGRG
- a CDS encoding phosphopantetheine-binding protein, whose protein sequence is MDRTAQIRQFLAEHIAEPVADEDDIFARGLVNSMFVVQLVAFIEETFDLQIDGDDLVFENFRSVKDIDALVLRLSGS
- a CDS encoding acyl-CoA dehydrogenase family protein encodes the protein MSVDGPEADVLRQSRELLERAVTPNAGAWDRAQEMDEKVAGLLGAQGLLVPSLPEQAGGRGFDMELLGRFNEQAGRACGSVRNLVGVQGMVAHALHRWAKPPLRDRWVPRLAAGDVYGSFALTEPLSGSDARAAATVAERRGGSVVLNGEKSWISFAARAGVFLVFARLDGHVAAILVERDTPGVHVTPQVDLLGLRASHLAAVRFDDCEVPAEHVVAQGALAFDAVATAALDHGRFSTAWGSVGLAAACLDASLDRAVTRQQFGAPIGDHQLVARMVTRMVCAVDAARMQCEAATRARGSGDRDAVRRTLIAKYVASENAFAVASDAVQVHGAYGCSAQSSVERHLRDAKIQCVIEGTSQIQETQISQLTLTSWRAAQRRSEALGPSDNGR